A genomic stretch from Oreochromis niloticus isolate F11D_XX linkage group LG11, O_niloticus_UMD_NMBU, whole genome shotgun sequence includes:
- the grb10b gene encoding growth factor receptor-bound protein 10 isoform X3 has protein sequence MAVAGCPDYFLHHPNYQQENIDRSSNHRQTELIGPRFQQPANQSSPNHQEDDVDLEALVNEMDSSLESLYSSCSGPQTESTPLLHNGQTSTSHHHHHQAHQHNQPRQGQHSHGISHISPEPPSSSDSPQTGLRRSQPMHINAVRRLQEQEQQLRTSSLPAIPNPFPELCSPASSPVLSPGSLPPGEPSSGKYIVKIFSEDGMGKVVEIPANMTARDLCQLLVYKSHCVDDNSWALVEHHPLLGLERCLEDHELVVQVQASMNSDGRFLFRKNYAKYEFFRNPLTFFPEHMVAWCQETNHAILPSQLLQNFLATNSCPEIQGHLYMKEVGRKSWKKVYMFLRRSGLYCSTKGTSKEPRHLQLLADLEDSNIFTVITGKKQHGAPTDYGFCIKPNKSRGDMKELRMLCAEDEQSRSCWMTAFRIFKYGIVLYQNYKIPQQRKTLLSHFSAPVRSVSENSLVAMDFSGRIGRVIDNPVEAQSAAMEEGHAWRRTQRMNILGSHSPLHHSSLSSVIHIAQLWFHGRITREESHRIVHQQGQVDGLFLLRVSQSNPKAFVLTLCHHQKIKHFQILPCEEDGQGFFSLDDGATKFTDLIQLVEFYQLNRGVLPCKLKHPCTVVAL, from the exons ATGGCTGTGGCCGGATGTCCGGATTATTTCCTGCATCATCCCAATTATCAG CAGGAAAATATAGACCGGTCTTCCAATCACAGACAGACTGAGCTCATTGGTCCGAGATTTCAGCAACCGGCCAATCAGAGTTCTCCTAACCATCAAG AGGATGATGTCGACTTGGAGGCCCTGGTGAATGAAATGGACTCTTCACTGGAGAGCCTGTACTCCTCGTGCAGCGGTCCACAGACAGAATCGACTCCTCTGCTGCACAACGGACAGACCTCTAcatcacaccaccaccaccatcaagcACATCAACACAACCAGCCACGGCAGGGACAGCACTCACACGGGATAAGCCACATCTCCCCAGAGCCGCCCTCATCCTCAGACTCTCCTCAAACCGGCCTCCGACGGTCACAGCCGATGCACATCAATGCTGTCAG AAGATTACaggagcaggagcagcagctgaGGACGTCATCTCTCCCGGCCATCCCCAACCCTTTCCCTGAGCTCTGCAGTCCAGCTAGCTCACCTGTCCTCAGTCCTGGGTCTCTACCACCTGGGGAACCTTCCTCGGGCAAATAT ATTGTGAAGATCTTCAGTGAAGACGGCATGGGTAAAGTTGTGGAGATCCCAGCCAACATGACAGCCAGGGACCTGTGCCAGCTCCTGGTTTATAAAAGCCATTGTGTGGATGACAACAGTTGGGCACTTGTTGAGCACCACCCACTGCTAGGGCTAG AGCGCTGTCTAGAAGACCATGAGCTGGTGGTTCAGGTCCAGGCCTCCATGAACAGCGACGGTAGATTCCTCTTCAGGAAGAACTATGCCAAATATGAATTCTTCAGAAACCCCCTG ACATTTTTCCCAGAGCACATGGTCGCGTGGTGCCAGGAAACCAATCATGCAATTCTACCATCTCAGCTCCTTCAG AACTTCCTAGCCACCAACAGCTGTCCAGAAATCCAGGGGCATCTGTACATGAAGGAGGTGGGAAGGAAATCATGGAAGAAGGTTTACATGTTTCTGCGGCGCTCAGGGCTCTACTGTTCTACAAAAGGAACCTCAAAG GAGCCCAGACATCTACAGTTACTAGCAGACCTCGAGGACAGCAACATCTTCACTGTCATCACAGGCAAGAAGCAGCACGGCGCACCCACAGACTACGGGTTCTGCATCAAG CCTAATAAAAGCAGAGGGGATATGAAGGAGCTGAGAATGCTGTGTGCAGAGGACGAACAGAGCAGAAGCTGTTGGATGACCGCTTTTCGAATCTTTAAG TATGGGATCGTATTGTACCAGAATTACAAGATTCCTCAACAAAGGAAAACTTTACTTTCACACTTTTCAGCTCCTGTG AGGAGCGTATCAGAGAACTCCCTCGTGGCGATGGATTTCTCAGGGAGGATAGGCAGAGTGATTGACAACCCGGTCGAAGCGCAGAGTGCTGCCATGGAGGAGGGGCACGCGTGGCGG AGGACTCAACGAATGAACATACTGGGGTCCCACAGTCCATTACACCACTCCTCACTAAGCTCAG TCATCCACATAGCTCAGCTCTGGTTCCATGGCAGGATAACCAGAGAAGAGTCCCATCGCATTGTCCACCAGCAGGGACAAGTAGATGG GTTGTTTCTGCTGAGAGTCAGTCAGAGTAATCCCAAGGCGTTTGTGCTCACATTGTGCCATCACCAGAAAATCAAGCATTTCCAGATCCTACCG TGTGAAGAGGATGGCCAAGGCTTCTTCAGCCTTGATGACGGCGCCACCAAGTTCACCGACCTGATTCAGCTGGTGGAGTTCTACCAGCTCAACAGAGGAGTGCTGCCTTGCAAACTCAAACACCCATGCACCGTCGTGGCCTTATGA
- the grb10b gene encoding growth factor receptor-bound protein 10 isoform X4 — MAVAGCPDYFLHHPNYQQENIDRSSNHRQTELIGPRFQQPANQSSPNHQEDDVDLEALVNEMDSSLESLYSSCSGPQTESTPLLHNGQTSTSHHHHHQAHQHNQPRQGQHSHGISHISPEPPSSSDSPQTGLRRSQPMHINAVRLQEQEQQLRTSSLPAIPNPFPELCSPASSPVLSPGSLPPGEPSSGKYIVKIFSEDGMGKVVEIPANMTARDLCQLLVYKSHCVDDNSWALVEHHPLLGLERCLEDHELVVQVQASMNSDGRFLFRKNYAKYEFFRNPLTFFPEHMVAWCQETNHAILPSQLLQNFLATNSCPEIQGHLYMKEVGRKSWKKVYMFLRRSGLYCSTKGTSKEPRHLQLLADLEDSNIFTVITGKKQHGAPTDYGFCIKPNKSRGDMKELRMLCAEDEQSRSCWMTAFRIFKYGIVLYQNYKIPQQRKTLLSHFSAPVRSVSENSLVAMDFSGRIGRVIDNPVEAQSAAMEEGHAWRKRTQRMNILGSHSPLHHSSLSSVIHIAQLWFHGRITREESHRIVHQQGQVDGLFLLRVSQSNPKAFVLTLCHHQKIKHFQILPCEEDGQGFFSLDDGATKFTDLIQLVEFYQLNRGVLPCKLKHPCTVVAL, encoded by the exons ATGGCTGTGGCCGGATGTCCGGATTATTTCCTGCATCATCCCAATTATCAG CAGGAAAATATAGACCGGTCTTCCAATCACAGACAGACTGAGCTCATTGGTCCGAGATTTCAGCAACCGGCCAATCAGAGTTCTCCTAACCATCAAG AGGATGATGTCGACTTGGAGGCCCTGGTGAATGAAATGGACTCTTCACTGGAGAGCCTGTACTCCTCGTGCAGCGGTCCACAGACAGAATCGACTCCTCTGCTGCACAACGGACAGACCTCTAcatcacaccaccaccaccatcaagcACATCAACACAACCAGCCACGGCAGGGACAGCACTCACACGGGATAAGCCACATCTCCCCAGAGCCGCCCTCATCCTCAGACTCTCCTCAAACCGGCCTCCGACGGTCACAGCCGATGCACATCAATGCTGTCAG ATTACaggagcaggagcagcagctgaGGACGTCATCTCTCCCGGCCATCCCCAACCCTTTCCCTGAGCTCTGCAGTCCAGCTAGCTCACCTGTCCTCAGTCCTGGGTCTCTACCACCTGGGGAACCTTCCTCGGGCAAATAT ATTGTGAAGATCTTCAGTGAAGACGGCATGGGTAAAGTTGTGGAGATCCCAGCCAACATGACAGCCAGGGACCTGTGCCAGCTCCTGGTTTATAAAAGCCATTGTGTGGATGACAACAGTTGGGCACTTGTTGAGCACCACCCACTGCTAGGGCTAG AGCGCTGTCTAGAAGACCATGAGCTGGTGGTTCAGGTCCAGGCCTCCATGAACAGCGACGGTAGATTCCTCTTCAGGAAGAACTATGCCAAATATGAATTCTTCAGAAACCCCCTG ACATTTTTCCCAGAGCACATGGTCGCGTGGTGCCAGGAAACCAATCATGCAATTCTACCATCTCAGCTCCTTCAG AACTTCCTAGCCACCAACAGCTGTCCAGAAATCCAGGGGCATCTGTACATGAAGGAGGTGGGAAGGAAATCATGGAAGAAGGTTTACATGTTTCTGCGGCGCTCAGGGCTCTACTGTTCTACAAAAGGAACCTCAAAG GAGCCCAGACATCTACAGTTACTAGCAGACCTCGAGGACAGCAACATCTTCACTGTCATCACAGGCAAGAAGCAGCACGGCGCACCCACAGACTACGGGTTCTGCATCAAG CCTAATAAAAGCAGAGGGGATATGAAGGAGCTGAGAATGCTGTGTGCAGAGGACGAACAGAGCAGAAGCTGTTGGATGACCGCTTTTCGAATCTTTAAG TATGGGATCGTATTGTACCAGAATTACAAGATTCCTCAACAAAGGAAAACTTTACTTTCACACTTTTCAGCTCCTGTG AGGAGCGTATCAGAGAACTCCCTCGTGGCGATGGATTTCTCAGGGAGGATAGGCAGAGTGATTGACAACCCGGTCGAAGCGCAGAGTGCTGCCATGGAGGAGGGGCACGCGTGGCGG AAGAGGACTCAACGAATGAACATACTGGGGTCCCACAGTCCATTACACCACTCCTCACTAAGCTCAG TCATCCACATAGCTCAGCTCTGGTTCCATGGCAGGATAACCAGAGAAGAGTCCCATCGCATTGTCCACCAGCAGGGACAAGTAGATGG GTTGTTTCTGCTGAGAGTCAGTCAGAGTAATCCCAAGGCGTTTGTGCTCACATTGTGCCATCACCAGAAAATCAAGCATTTCCAGATCCTACCG TGTGAAGAGGATGGCCAAGGCTTCTTCAGCCTTGATGACGGCGCCACCAAGTTCACCGACCTGATTCAGCTGGTGGAGTTCTACCAGCTCAACAGAGGAGTGCTGCCTTGCAAACTCAAACACCCATGCACCGTCGTGGCCTTATGA
- the grb10b gene encoding growth factor receptor-bound protein 10 isoform X6: MPSCSPDCCLLRAVEIVKIFSEDGMGKVVEIPANMTARDLCQLLVYKSHCVDDNSWALVEHHPLLGLERCLEDHELVVQVQASMNSDGRFLFRKNYAKYEFFRNPLTFFPEHMVAWCQETNHAILPSQLLQNFLATNSCPEIQGHLYMKEVGRKSWKKVYMFLRRSGLYCSTKGTSKEPRHLQLLADLEDSNIFTVITGKKQHGAPTDYGFCIKPNKSRGDMKELRMLCAEDEQSRSCWMTAFRIFKYGIVLYQNYKIPQQRKTLLSHFSAPVRSVSENSLVAMDFSGRIGRVIDNPVEAQSAAMEEGHAWRKRTQRMNILGSHSPLHHSSLSSVIHIAQLWFHGRITREESHRIVHQQGQVDGLFLLRVSQSNPKAFVLTLCHHQKIKHFQILPCEEDGQGFFSLDDGATKFTDLIQLVEFYQLNRGVLPCKLKHPCTVVAL, encoded by the exons ATGCCTTCGTGTTCCCCGGACTGCTGCCTATTGCGGGCCGTGGAG ATTGTGAAGATCTTCAGTGAAGACGGCATGGGTAAAGTTGTGGAGATCCCAGCCAACATGACAGCCAGGGACCTGTGCCAGCTCCTGGTTTATAAAAGCCATTGTGTGGATGACAACAGTTGGGCACTTGTTGAGCACCACCCACTGCTAGGGCTAG AGCGCTGTCTAGAAGACCATGAGCTGGTGGTTCAGGTCCAGGCCTCCATGAACAGCGACGGTAGATTCCTCTTCAGGAAGAACTATGCCAAATATGAATTCTTCAGAAACCCCCTG ACATTTTTCCCAGAGCACATGGTCGCGTGGTGCCAGGAAACCAATCATGCAATTCTACCATCTCAGCTCCTTCAG AACTTCCTAGCCACCAACAGCTGTCCAGAAATCCAGGGGCATCTGTACATGAAGGAGGTGGGAAGGAAATCATGGAAGAAGGTTTACATGTTTCTGCGGCGCTCAGGGCTCTACTGTTCTACAAAAGGAACCTCAAAG GAGCCCAGACATCTACAGTTACTAGCAGACCTCGAGGACAGCAACATCTTCACTGTCATCACAGGCAAGAAGCAGCACGGCGCACCCACAGACTACGGGTTCTGCATCAAG CCTAATAAAAGCAGAGGGGATATGAAGGAGCTGAGAATGCTGTGTGCAGAGGACGAACAGAGCAGAAGCTGTTGGATGACCGCTTTTCGAATCTTTAAG TATGGGATCGTATTGTACCAGAATTACAAGATTCCTCAACAAAGGAAAACTTTACTTTCACACTTTTCAGCTCCTGTG AGGAGCGTATCAGAGAACTCCCTCGTGGCGATGGATTTCTCAGGGAGGATAGGCAGAGTGATTGACAACCCGGTCGAAGCGCAGAGTGCTGCCATGGAGGAGGGGCACGCGTGGCGG AAGAGGACTCAACGAATGAACATACTGGGGTCCCACAGTCCATTACACCACTCCTCACTAAGCTCAG TCATCCACATAGCTCAGCTCTGGTTCCATGGCAGGATAACCAGAGAAGAGTCCCATCGCATTGTCCACCAGCAGGGACAAGTAGATGG GTTGTTTCTGCTGAGAGTCAGTCAGAGTAATCCCAAGGCGTTTGTGCTCACATTGTGCCATCACCAGAAAATCAAGCATTTCCAGATCCTACCG TGTGAAGAGGATGGCCAAGGCTTCTTCAGCCTTGATGACGGCGCCACCAAGTTCACCGACCTGATTCAGCTGGTGGAGTTCTACCAGCTCAACAGAGGAGTGCTGCCTTGCAAACTCAAACACCCATGCACCGTCGTGGCCTTATGA
- the grb10b gene encoding growth factor receptor-bound protein 10 isoform X1, whose translation MAVAGCPDYFLHHPNYQQENIDRSSNHRQTELIGPRFQQPANQSSPNHQEDDVDLEALVNEMDSSLESLYSSCSGPQTESTPLLHNGQTSTSHHHHHQAHQHNQPRQGQHSHGISHISPEPPSSSDSPQTGLRRSQPMHINAVRRLQEQEQQLRTSSLPAIPNPFPELCSPASSPVLSPGSLPPGEPSSGKYIVKIFSEDGMGKVVEIPANMTARDLCQLLVYKSHCVDDNSWALVEHHPLLGLERCLEDHELVVQVQASMNSDGRFLFRKNYAKYEFFRNPLTFFPEHMVAWCQETNHAILPSQLLQNFLATNSCPEIQGHLYMKEVGRKSWKKVYMFLRRSGLYCSTKGTSKEPRHLQLLADLEDSNIFTVITGKKQHGAPTDYGFCIKPNKSRGDMKELRMLCAEDEQSRSCWMTAFRIFKYGIVLYQNYKIPQQRKTLLSHFSAPVRSVSENSLVAMDFSGRIGRVIDNPVEAQSAAMEEGHAWRKRTQRMNILGSHSPLHHSSLSSVIHIAQLWFHGRITREESHRIVHQQGQVDGLFLLRVSQSNPKAFVLTLCHHQKIKHFQILPCEEDGQGFFSLDDGATKFTDLIQLVEFYQLNRGVLPCKLKHPCTVVAL comes from the exons ATGGCTGTGGCCGGATGTCCGGATTATTTCCTGCATCATCCCAATTATCAG CAGGAAAATATAGACCGGTCTTCCAATCACAGACAGACTGAGCTCATTGGTCCGAGATTTCAGCAACCGGCCAATCAGAGTTCTCCTAACCATCAAG AGGATGATGTCGACTTGGAGGCCCTGGTGAATGAAATGGACTCTTCACTGGAGAGCCTGTACTCCTCGTGCAGCGGTCCACAGACAGAATCGACTCCTCTGCTGCACAACGGACAGACCTCTAcatcacaccaccaccaccatcaagcACATCAACACAACCAGCCACGGCAGGGACAGCACTCACACGGGATAAGCCACATCTCCCCAGAGCCGCCCTCATCCTCAGACTCTCCTCAAACCGGCCTCCGACGGTCACAGCCGATGCACATCAATGCTGTCAG AAGATTACaggagcaggagcagcagctgaGGACGTCATCTCTCCCGGCCATCCCCAACCCTTTCCCTGAGCTCTGCAGTCCAGCTAGCTCACCTGTCCTCAGTCCTGGGTCTCTACCACCTGGGGAACCTTCCTCGGGCAAATAT ATTGTGAAGATCTTCAGTGAAGACGGCATGGGTAAAGTTGTGGAGATCCCAGCCAACATGACAGCCAGGGACCTGTGCCAGCTCCTGGTTTATAAAAGCCATTGTGTGGATGACAACAGTTGGGCACTTGTTGAGCACCACCCACTGCTAGGGCTAG AGCGCTGTCTAGAAGACCATGAGCTGGTGGTTCAGGTCCAGGCCTCCATGAACAGCGACGGTAGATTCCTCTTCAGGAAGAACTATGCCAAATATGAATTCTTCAGAAACCCCCTG ACATTTTTCCCAGAGCACATGGTCGCGTGGTGCCAGGAAACCAATCATGCAATTCTACCATCTCAGCTCCTTCAG AACTTCCTAGCCACCAACAGCTGTCCAGAAATCCAGGGGCATCTGTACATGAAGGAGGTGGGAAGGAAATCATGGAAGAAGGTTTACATGTTTCTGCGGCGCTCAGGGCTCTACTGTTCTACAAAAGGAACCTCAAAG GAGCCCAGACATCTACAGTTACTAGCAGACCTCGAGGACAGCAACATCTTCACTGTCATCACAGGCAAGAAGCAGCACGGCGCACCCACAGACTACGGGTTCTGCATCAAG CCTAATAAAAGCAGAGGGGATATGAAGGAGCTGAGAATGCTGTGTGCAGAGGACGAACAGAGCAGAAGCTGTTGGATGACCGCTTTTCGAATCTTTAAG TATGGGATCGTATTGTACCAGAATTACAAGATTCCTCAACAAAGGAAAACTTTACTTTCACACTTTTCAGCTCCTGTG AGGAGCGTATCAGAGAACTCCCTCGTGGCGATGGATTTCTCAGGGAGGATAGGCAGAGTGATTGACAACCCGGTCGAAGCGCAGAGTGCTGCCATGGAGGAGGGGCACGCGTGGCGG AAGAGGACTCAACGAATGAACATACTGGGGTCCCACAGTCCATTACACCACTCCTCACTAAGCTCAG TCATCCACATAGCTCAGCTCTGGTTCCATGGCAGGATAACCAGAGAAGAGTCCCATCGCATTGTCCACCAGCAGGGACAAGTAGATGG GTTGTTTCTGCTGAGAGTCAGTCAGAGTAATCCCAAGGCGTTTGTGCTCACATTGTGCCATCACCAGAAAATCAAGCATTTCCAGATCCTACCG TGTGAAGAGGATGGCCAAGGCTTCTTCAGCCTTGATGACGGCGCCACCAAGTTCACCGACCTGATTCAGCTGGTGGAGTTCTACCAGCTCAACAGAGGAGTGCTGCCTTGCAAACTCAAACACCCATGCACCGTCGTGGCCTTATGA
- the grb10b gene encoding growth factor receptor-bound protein 10 isoform X2: MAVAGCPDYFLHHPNYQENIDRSSNHRQTELIGPRFQQPANQSSPNHQEDDVDLEALVNEMDSSLESLYSSCSGPQTESTPLLHNGQTSTSHHHHHQAHQHNQPRQGQHSHGISHISPEPPSSSDSPQTGLRRSQPMHINAVRRLQEQEQQLRTSSLPAIPNPFPELCSPASSPVLSPGSLPPGEPSSGKYIVKIFSEDGMGKVVEIPANMTARDLCQLLVYKSHCVDDNSWALVEHHPLLGLERCLEDHELVVQVQASMNSDGRFLFRKNYAKYEFFRNPLTFFPEHMVAWCQETNHAILPSQLLQNFLATNSCPEIQGHLYMKEVGRKSWKKVYMFLRRSGLYCSTKGTSKEPRHLQLLADLEDSNIFTVITGKKQHGAPTDYGFCIKPNKSRGDMKELRMLCAEDEQSRSCWMTAFRIFKYGIVLYQNYKIPQQRKTLLSHFSAPVRSVSENSLVAMDFSGRIGRVIDNPVEAQSAAMEEGHAWRKRTQRMNILGSHSPLHHSSLSSVIHIAQLWFHGRITREESHRIVHQQGQVDGLFLLRVSQSNPKAFVLTLCHHQKIKHFQILPCEEDGQGFFSLDDGATKFTDLIQLVEFYQLNRGVLPCKLKHPCTVVAL, translated from the exons ATGGCTGTGGCCGGATGTCCGGATTATTTCCTGCATCATCCCAATTATCAG GAAAATATAGACCGGTCTTCCAATCACAGACAGACTGAGCTCATTGGTCCGAGATTTCAGCAACCGGCCAATCAGAGTTCTCCTAACCATCAAG AGGATGATGTCGACTTGGAGGCCCTGGTGAATGAAATGGACTCTTCACTGGAGAGCCTGTACTCCTCGTGCAGCGGTCCACAGACAGAATCGACTCCTCTGCTGCACAACGGACAGACCTCTAcatcacaccaccaccaccatcaagcACATCAACACAACCAGCCACGGCAGGGACAGCACTCACACGGGATAAGCCACATCTCCCCAGAGCCGCCCTCATCCTCAGACTCTCCTCAAACCGGCCTCCGACGGTCACAGCCGATGCACATCAATGCTGTCAG AAGATTACaggagcaggagcagcagctgaGGACGTCATCTCTCCCGGCCATCCCCAACCCTTTCCCTGAGCTCTGCAGTCCAGCTAGCTCACCTGTCCTCAGTCCTGGGTCTCTACCACCTGGGGAACCTTCCTCGGGCAAATAT ATTGTGAAGATCTTCAGTGAAGACGGCATGGGTAAAGTTGTGGAGATCCCAGCCAACATGACAGCCAGGGACCTGTGCCAGCTCCTGGTTTATAAAAGCCATTGTGTGGATGACAACAGTTGGGCACTTGTTGAGCACCACCCACTGCTAGGGCTAG AGCGCTGTCTAGAAGACCATGAGCTGGTGGTTCAGGTCCAGGCCTCCATGAACAGCGACGGTAGATTCCTCTTCAGGAAGAACTATGCCAAATATGAATTCTTCAGAAACCCCCTG ACATTTTTCCCAGAGCACATGGTCGCGTGGTGCCAGGAAACCAATCATGCAATTCTACCATCTCAGCTCCTTCAG AACTTCCTAGCCACCAACAGCTGTCCAGAAATCCAGGGGCATCTGTACATGAAGGAGGTGGGAAGGAAATCATGGAAGAAGGTTTACATGTTTCTGCGGCGCTCAGGGCTCTACTGTTCTACAAAAGGAACCTCAAAG GAGCCCAGACATCTACAGTTACTAGCAGACCTCGAGGACAGCAACATCTTCACTGTCATCACAGGCAAGAAGCAGCACGGCGCACCCACAGACTACGGGTTCTGCATCAAG CCTAATAAAAGCAGAGGGGATATGAAGGAGCTGAGAATGCTGTGTGCAGAGGACGAACAGAGCAGAAGCTGTTGGATGACCGCTTTTCGAATCTTTAAG TATGGGATCGTATTGTACCAGAATTACAAGATTCCTCAACAAAGGAAAACTTTACTTTCACACTTTTCAGCTCCTGTG AGGAGCGTATCAGAGAACTCCCTCGTGGCGATGGATTTCTCAGGGAGGATAGGCAGAGTGATTGACAACCCGGTCGAAGCGCAGAGTGCTGCCATGGAGGAGGGGCACGCGTGGCGG AAGAGGACTCAACGAATGAACATACTGGGGTCCCACAGTCCATTACACCACTCCTCACTAAGCTCAG TCATCCACATAGCTCAGCTCTGGTTCCATGGCAGGATAACCAGAGAAGAGTCCCATCGCATTGTCCACCAGCAGGGACAAGTAGATGG GTTGTTTCTGCTGAGAGTCAGTCAGAGTAATCCCAAGGCGTTTGTGCTCACATTGTGCCATCACCAGAAAATCAAGCATTTCCAGATCCTACCG TGTGAAGAGGATGGCCAAGGCTTCTTCAGCCTTGATGACGGCGCCACCAAGTTCACCGACCTGATTCAGCTGGTGGAGTTCTACCAGCTCAACAGAGGAGTGCTGCCTTGCAAACTCAAACACCCATGCACCGTCGTGGCCTTATGA
- the grb10b gene encoding growth factor receptor-bound protein 10 isoform X5, translating to MDSSLESLYSSCSGPQTESTPLLHNGQTSTSHHHHHQAHQHNQPRQGQHSHGISHISPEPPSSSDSPQTGLRRSQPMHINAVRRLQEQEQQLRTSSLPAIPNPFPELCSPASSPVLSPGSLPPGEPSSGKYIVKIFSEDGMGKVVEIPANMTARDLCQLLVYKSHCVDDNSWALVEHHPLLGLERCLEDHELVVQVQASMNSDGRFLFRKNYAKYEFFRNPLTFFPEHMVAWCQETNHAILPSQLLQNFLATNSCPEIQGHLYMKEVGRKSWKKVYMFLRRSGLYCSTKGTSKEPRHLQLLADLEDSNIFTVITGKKQHGAPTDYGFCIKPNKSRGDMKELRMLCAEDEQSRSCWMTAFRIFKYGIVLYQNYKIPQQRKTLLSHFSAPVRSVSENSLVAMDFSGRIGRVIDNPVEAQSAAMEEGHAWRKRTQRMNILGSHSPLHHSSLSSVIHIAQLWFHGRITREESHRIVHQQGQVDGLFLLRVSQSNPKAFVLTLCHHQKIKHFQILPCEEDGQGFFSLDDGATKFTDLIQLVEFYQLNRGVLPCKLKHPCTVVAL from the exons ATGGACTCTTCACTGGAGAGCCTGTACTCCTCGTGCAGCGGTCCACAGACAGAATCGACTCCTCTGCTGCACAACGGACAGACCTCTAcatcacaccaccaccaccatcaagcACATCAACACAACCAGCCACGGCAGGGACAGCACTCACACGGGATAAGCCACATCTCCCCAGAGCCGCCCTCATCCTCAGACTCTCCTCAAACCGGCCTCCGACGGTCACAGCCGATGCACATCAATGCTGTCAG AAGATTACaggagcaggagcagcagctgaGGACGTCATCTCTCCCGGCCATCCCCAACCCTTTCCCTGAGCTCTGCAGTCCAGCTAGCTCACCTGTCCTCAGTCCTGGGTCTCTACCACCTGGGGAACCTTCCTCGGGCAAATAT ATTGTGAAGATCTTCAGTGAAGACGGCATGGGTAAAGTTGTGGAGATCCCAGCCAACATGACAGCCAGGGACCTGTGCCAGCTCCTGGTTTATAAAAGCCATTGTGTGGATGACAACAGTTGGGCACTTGTTGAGCACCACCCACTGCTAGGGCTAG AGCGCTGTCTAGAAGACCATGAGCTGGTGGTTCAGGTCCAGGCCTCCATGAACAGCGACGGTAGATTCCTCTTCAGGAAGAACTATGCCAAATATGAATTCTTCAGAAACCCCCTG ACATTTTTCCCAGAGCACATGGTCGCGTGGTGCCAGGAAACCAATCATGCAATTCTACCATCTCAGCTCCTTCAG AACTTCCTAGCCACCAACAGCTGTCCAGAAATCCAGGGGCATCTGTACATGAAGGAGGTGGGAAGGAAATCATGGAAGAAGGTTTACATGTTTCTGCGGCGCTCAGGGCTCTACTGTTCTACAAAAGGAACCTCAAAG GAGCCCAGACATCTACAGTTACTAGCAGACCTCGAGGACAGCAACATCTTCACTGTCATCACAGGCAAGAAGCAGCACGGCGCACCCACAGACTACGGGTTCTGCATCAAG CCTAATAAAAGCAGAGGGGATATGAAGGAGCTGAGAATGCTGTGTGCAGAGGACGAACAGAGCAGAAGCTGTTGGATGACCGCTTTTCGAATCTTTAAG TATGGGATCGTATTGTACCAGAATTACAAGATTCCTCAACAAAGGAAAACTTTACTTTCACACTTTTCAGCTCCTGTG AGGAGCGTATCAGAGAACTCCCTCGTGGCGATGGATTTCTCAGGGAGGATAGGCAGAGTGATTGACAACCCGGTCGAAGCGCAGAGTGCTGCCATGGAGGAGGGGCACGCGTGGCGG AAGAGGACTCAACGAATGAACATACTGGGGTCCCACAGTCCATTACACCACTCCTCACTAAGCTCAG TCATCCACATAGCTCAGCTCTGGTTCCATGGCAGGATAACCAGAGAAGAGTCCCATCGCATTGTCCACCAGCAGGGACAAGTAGATGG GTTGTTTCTGCTGAGAGTCAGTCAGAGTAATCCCAAGGCGTTTGTGCTCACATTGTGCCATCACCAGAAAATCAAGCATTTCCAGATCCTACCG TGTGAAGAGGATGGCCAAGGCTTCTTCAGCCTTGATGACGGCGCCACCAAGTTCACCGACCTGATTCAGCTGGTGGAGTTCTACCAGCTCAACAGAGGAGTGCTGCCTTGCAAACTCAAACACCCATGCACCGTCGTGGCCTTATGA